One genomic region from Rattus norvegicus strain BN/NHsdMcwi chromosome 10, GRCr8, whole genome shotgun sequence encodes:
- the Unk gene encoding RING finger protein unkempt homolog isoform X2 has product MSKGPGPGGSAASSAPPAATAQVLQAQPEKPQHYTYLKEFRTEQCPLFVQHKCTQHRPYTCFHWHFVNQRRRRSIRRRDGTFNYSPDVYCTKYDEATGLCPEGDECPFLHRTTGDTERRYHLRYYKTGICIHETDSKGNCTKNGLHCAFAHGPHDLRSPVYDIRELQAMEALQNGQTTVEGSIEGQSAGAASHAMIEKILSEEPRWQETAYVLGNYKTEPCKKPPRLCRQGYACPYYHNSKDRRRSPRKHKYRSSPCPNVKHGDEWGDPGKCENGDTCQYCHTRTEQQFHPEIYKSTKCNDMQQSGSCPRGPFCAFAHIEPPPLSDDVPPSSAVSSPTQPGPVLYMPSAAGDSVPLLCRSSGLASPPHLCSSPPGPSRKISNLEGLVFPGEASLAPGSYKKAPGCEREDQVGAEYLKNFKCQAKLKPHSLEPRSQEQPLLQPKQDVLGILPVGSPLTSSISSSITSSLAATPPSPAGTSSAPGMNANALPFYPTSDTVESVIESALDDLDLNEFGVAALEKTFDNSTVPHPSNITIGGSLLQSSAPVNIPGSLGSSASFHSASPSPPVSLSSHFLQQPQGHLSQSENTFLGTSASHGSLGLNGMNSSIWEHFASGSFSPGTSPAFLSGPGAAELARLRQELDEANGTIKQWEESWKQAKQACDAWKKEAEEAGERASAAGAECELAREQRDALELRVKKLQEELERLHTVPEAQTLPAAPDLEALSLSTLYSIQKQLRVHLEQVDKAVFHMQSVKCLKCQEQTRTVLPCQHAVLCELCAEGSECPVCQPGRAHALQS; this is encoded by the exons GTACCTGAAGGAGTTCCGCACAGAGCAGTGCCCACTCTTCGTGCAGCACAAATGCACACAGCATCGGCCCTATACCTGCTTCCACTGGCACTTTGTGAACCAGCGTCGTCGCCGTTCCATCCGCCGGCGGGATGGCACTTTCAACTACAGTCCAGATGTCTACTGCACCAAGTACGACGAGGCTACAGGCCTCTGCCCAGAGGGCGACGA GTGCCCATTCCTGCACAGGACCACAGGGGACACTGAACGCAGGTATCACCTCCGTTACTATAAAACTGGAATCTGCATCCATGAGACAGACTCAAAAGGCAACTGCACCAAAAATGGCCTGCACTGCGCTTTTGCCCATGGCCCGCATGACCTCCGCTCCCCTGTTTACGACATCAG gGAGCTCCAGGCCATGGAGGCCTTGCAGAATGGCCAGACTACAGTAGAGGGCAGCATAGAGGGCCAGTCAGCTGGGGCAGCAAGCCATGCCATGATAGAAAAAATCCTCAGTGAGGAGCCCCGGTGGCAAG AGACTGCTTATGTGCTGGGGAACTACAAGACAGAGCCGTGCAAGAAACCCCCTCGGCTGTGCCGCCAGGGCTATGCCTGTCCCTACTACCACAACAGCAAGGACCGGCGCCGGAGTCCTCGGAAGCACAAATACAG GTCATCTCCATGTCCAAACGTCAAGCATGGGGACGAGTGGGGAGACCCTGGCAAGTGTGAAAATGGAGACACCTGTCAGTATTGTCACACTCGCACAGAGCAGCAGTTCCACCCCGAG ATCTACAAGTCCACCAAGTGCAACGACATGCAGCAGTCCGGCAGCTGTCCCCGAGGACCTTTCTGCGCCTTTGCCCACATAGAAC CGCCACCCTTAAGTGATGATGTGCCGCCTTCCTCAGCCGTATCCAGCCCTACCCAGCCGGGTCCAGTTTTGTACATGCCATCTGCTGCCGGAGACTCGGTCCCT CTCCTCTGTAGGAGCAGTGGCCTGGCCAGTCCACCTCACCTCTGCAGCTCCCCGCCTGGCCCCAGCCGCAAGATCTCAAACCTGGAGGGCCTGGTCTTCCCTGGGGAGGCCAGCCTCGCCCCTGGCAGCTATAAGAAAGCTCCTGGCTGCGAGAGGGAAGACCAGGTCGGGGCGGAGTACCTGAAGAATTTCAAGTGCCAG GCTAAATTAAAACCCCATTCGCTAGAGCCCAGGAGCCAAGAGCAGCCTCTGCTTCAACCCAAACAG GACGTGCTGGGCATCCTCCCTGTGGGCAGCCCCCTGACTTCCAGCATCTCTTCCAGTATTACCTCCAGCTTGGCAGCCACTCCCCCCAGCCCTGCAGGCACCAGCAGCGCCCCCGGCATGAATGCAAATGCTCTGCCCTTCTACCCAACCAGCGACACGGTAGAGTCGGTCATAG AGTCTGCCTTGGATGACCTGGACCTGAATGAGTTTGGAGTAGCAGCCCTGGAGAAGACTTTTGATAACAGCACAGTGCCCCACCCCAGCAACATCACAATCG GCGGCAGTTTGTTGCAGAGCTCCGCGCCTGTGAACATCCCTGGCTCCTTAGGCAGCTCAGCCTCCTTCCACTCTGCTTCTCCATCCCCTCCCGTCAGCCTCTCCTCACATTTCCTGCAGCAACCCCAGGGACACTTGAGTCAGTCAGAAAACACATTTTTGGGGACCTCAGCGTCACATGGATCTTTGG GTCTGAACGGGATGAACAGCAGCATCTGGGAGCATTTTGCCTCTGGAAGCTTCTCCCCAGGCACTTCCCCTGCCTTCCTATCAGGGCCAGGGGCTGCTGAGCTGGCCCGGCTTCGGCAAGAGCTAGATGAAGCTAACGGCACCATCAAGCAGTGGGAGGAGTCCTGGAAGCAGGCCAAGCAG GCTTGTGATGCCTGGAAGAAGGAAGCCGAGGAGGCCGGAGAGCGGGCCAGTGCAGCTGGAGCAGAGTGTGAGTTGGCCCGGGAGCAGCGGGATGCCCTGGAGCTGCGGGTGAAGAAACTGCAGGAGGAGTTGGAGCGGCTGCACACAGTGCCAGAAGCCCAGACCCTGCCAGCCGCCCCTGACCTGGAGGCGCTCTCCCTCTCCACCCTGTACTCCATCCAGAAGCAACTGCGGGTCCACCTGGAACAAGTGGACAAG GCTGTGTTCCACATGCAGTCAGTGAAATGCCTTAAGTGTCAGGAGCAGACCCGGACAGTGCTGCCGTGCCAACATGCTGTGCTGTGTGAGCTCTGTGCTGAGGGCAGTGAGTGCCCTGTCTGCCAGCCTGGCCGGGCCCATGCCCTCCAGTCGTGA
- the Unk gene encoding RING finger protein unkempt homolog isoform X1 encodes MSKGPGPGGSAASSAPPAATAQVLQAQPEKPQHYTYLKEFRTEQCPLFVQHKCTQHRPYTCFHWHFVNQRRRRSIRRRDGTFNYSPDVYCTKYDEATGLCPEGDECPFLHRTTGDTERRYHLRYYKTGICIHETDSKGNCTKNGLHCAFAHGPHDLRSPVYDIRELQAMEALQNGQTTVEGSIEGQSAGAASHAMIEKILSEEPRWQETAYVLGNYKTEPCKKPPRLCRQGYACPYYHNSKDRRRSPRKHKYRSSPCPNVKHGDEWGDPGKCENGDTCQYCHTRTEQQFHPEIYKSTKCNDMQQSGSCPRGPFCAFAHIEPPPLSDDVPPSSAVSSPTQPGPVLYMPSAAGDSVPVSPSSPHAPDLSALLCRSSGLASPPHLCSSPPGPSRKISNLEGLVFPGEASLAPGSYKKAPGCEREDQVGAEYLKNFKCQAKLKPHSLEPRSQEQPLLQPKQDVLGILPVGSPLTSSISSSITSSLAATPPSPAGTSSAPGMNANALPFYPTSDTVESVIESALDDLDLNEFGVAALEKTFDNSTVPHPSNITIGGSLLQSSAPVNIPGSLGSSASFHSASPSPPVSLSSHFLQQPQGHLSQSENTFLGTSASHGSLGLNGMNSSIWEHFASGSFSPGTSPAFLSGPGAAELARLRQELDEANGTIKQWEESWKQAKQACDAWKKEAEEAGERASAAGAECELAREQRDALELRVKKLQEELERLHTVPEAQTLPAAPDLEALSLSTLYSIQKQLRVHLEQVDKAVFHMQSVKCLKCQEQTRTVLPCQHAVLCELCAEGSECPVCQPGRAHALQS; translated from the exons GTACCTGAAGGAGTTCCGCACAGAGCAGTGCCCACTCTTCGTGCAGCACAAATGCACACAGCATCGGCCCTATACCTGCTTCCACTGGCACTTTGTGAACCAGCGTCGTCGCCGTTCCATCCGCCGGCGGGATGGCACTTTCAACTACAGTCCAGATGTCTACTGCACCAAGTACGACGAGGCTACAGGCCTCTGCCCAGAGGGCGACGA GTGCCCATTCCTGCACAGGACCACAGGGGACACTGAACGCAGGTATCACCTCCGTTACTATAAAACTGGAATCTGCATCCATGAGACAGACTCAAAAGGCAACTGCACCAAAAATGGCCTGCACTGCGCTTTTGCCCATGGCCCGCATGACCTCCGCTCCCCTGTTTACGACATCAG gGAGCTCCAGGCCATGGAGGCCTTGCAGAATGGCCAGACTACAGTAGAGGGCAGCATAGAGGGCCAGTCAGCTGGGGCAGCAAGCCATGCCATGATAGAAAAAATCCTCAGTGAGGAGCCCCGGTGGCAAG AGACTGCTTATGTGCTGGGGAACTACAAGACAGAGCCGTGCAAGAAACCCCCTCGGCTGTGCCGCCAGGGCTATGCCTGTCCCTACTACCACAACAGCAAGGACCGGCGCCGGAGTCCTCGGAAGCACAAATACAG GTCATCTCCATGTCCAAACGTCAAGCATGGGGACGAGTGGGGAGACCCTGGCAAGTGTGAAAATGGAGACACCTGTCAGTATTGTCACACTCGCACAGAGCAGCAGTTCCACCCCGAG ATCTACAAGTCCACCAAGTGCAACGACATGCAGCAGTCCGGCAGCTGTCCCCGAGGACCTTTCTGCGCCTTTGCCCACATAGAAC CGCCACCCTTAAGTGATGATGTGCCGCCTTCCTCAGCCGTATCCAGCCCTACCCAGCCGGGTCCAGTTTTGTACATGCCATCTGCTGCCGGAGACTCGGTCCCTGTGAGCCCCTCCAGCCCGCATGCCCCTGACCTCAGCGCC CTCCTCTGTAGGAGCAGTGGCCTGGCCAGTCCACCTCACCTCTGCAGCTCCCCGCCTGGCCCCAGCCGCAAGATCTCAAACCTGGAGGGCCTGGTCTTCCCTGGGGAGGCCAGCCTCGCCCCTGGCAGCTATAAGAAAGCTCCTGGCTGCGAGAGGGAAGACCAGGTCGGGGCGGAGTACCTGAAGAATTTCAAGTGCCAG GCTAAATTAAAACCCCATTCGCTAGAGCCCAGGAGCCAAGAGCAGCCTCTGCTTCAACCCAAACAG GACGTGCTGGGCATCCTCCCTGTGGGCAGCCCCCTGACTTCCAGCATCTCTTCCAGTATTACCTCCAGCTTGGCAGCCACTCCCCCCAGCCCTGCAGGCACCAGCAGCGCCCCCGGCATGAATGCAAATGCTCTGCCCTTCTACCCAACCAGCGACACGGTAGAGTCGGTCATAG AGTCTGCCTTGGATGACCTGGACCTGAATGAGTTTGGAGTAGCAGCCCTGGAGAAGACTTTTGATAACAGCACAGTGCCCCACCCCAGCAACATCACAATCG GCGGCAGTTTGTTGCAGAGCTCCGCGCCTGTGAACATCCCTGGCTCCTTAGGCAGCTCAGCCTCCTTCCACTCTGCTTCTCCATCCCCTCCCGTCAGCCTCTCCTCACATTTCCTGCAGCAACCCCAGGGACACTTGAGTCAGTCAGAAAACACATTTTTGGGGACCTCAGCGTCACATGGATCTTTGG GTCTGAACGGGATGAACAGCAGCATCTGGGAGCATTTTGCCTCTGGAAGCTTCTCCCCAGGCACTTCCCCTGCCTTCCTATCAGGGCCAGGGGCTGCTGAGCTGGCCCGGCTTCGGCAAGAGCTAGATGAAGCTAACGGCACCATCAAGCAGTGGGAGGAGTCCTGGAAGCAGGCCAAGCAG GCTTGTGATGCCTGGAAGAAGGAAGCCGAGGAGGCCGGAGAGCGGGCCAGTGCAGCTGGAGCAGAGTGTGAGTTGGCCCGGGAGCAGCGGGATGCCCTGGAGCTGCGGGTGAAGAAACTGCAGGAGGAGTTGGAGCGGCTGCACACAGTGCCAGAAGCCCAGACCCTGCCAGCCGCCCCTGACCTGGAGGCGCTCTCCCTCTCCACCCTGTACTCCATCCAGAAGCAACTGCGGGTCCACCTGGAACAAGTGGACAAG GCTGTGTTCCACATGCAGTCAGTGAAATGCCTTAAGTGTCAGGAGCAGACCCGGACAGTGCTGCCGTGCCAACATGCTGTGCTGTGTGAGCTCTGTGCTGAGGGCAGTGAGTGCCCTGTCTGCCAGCCTGGCCGGGCCCATGCCCTCCAGTCGTGA
- the Unk gene encoding RING finger protein unkempt homolog isoform X3, protein MSKGPGPGGSAASSAPPAATAQVLQAQPEKPQHYTYLKEFRTEQCPLFVQHKCTQHRPYTCFHWHFVNQRRRRSIRRRDGTFNYSPDVYCTKYDEATGLCPEGDECPFLHRTTGDTERRYHLRYYKTGICIHETDSKGNCTKNGLHCAFAHGPHDLRSPVYDIRELQAMEALQNGQTTVEGSIEGQSAGAASHAMIEKILSEEPRWQETAYVLGNYKTEPCKKPPRLCRQGYACPYYHNSKDRRRSPRKHKYRSSPCPNVKHGDEWGDPGKCENGDTCQYCHTRTEQQFHPEIYKSTKCNDMQQSGSCPRGPFCAFAHIEPPPLSDDVPPSSAVSSPTQPGPVLYMPSAAGDSVPVSPSSPHAPDLSALLCRSSGLASPPHLCSSPPGPSRKISNLEGLVFPGEASLAPGSYKKAPGCEREDQVGAEYLKNFKCQAKLKPHSLEPRSQEQPLLQPKQDVLGILPVGSPLTSSISSSITSSLAATPPSPAGTSSAPGMNANALPFYPTSDTVESVIESALDDLDLNEFGVAALEKTFDNSTVPHPSNITIGGSLLQSSAPVNIPGSLGSSASFHSASPSPPVSLSSHFLQQPQGHLSQSENTFLGTSASHGSLGL, encoded by the exons GTACCTGAAGGAGTTCCGCACAGAGCAGTGCCCACTCTTCGTGCAGCACAAATGCACACAGCATCGGCCCTATACCTGCTTCCACTGGCACTTTGTGAACCAGCGTCGTCGCCGTTCCATCCGCCGGCGGGATGGCACTTTCAACTACAGTCCAGATGTCTACTGCACCAAGTACGACGAGGCTACAGGCCTCTGCCCAGAGGGCGACGA GTGCCCATTCCTGCACAGGACCACAGGGGACACTGAACGCAGGTATCACCTCCGTTACTATAAAACTGGAATCTGCATCCATGAGACAGACTCAAAAGGCAACTGCACCAAAAATGGCCTGCACTGCGCTTTTGCCCATGGCCCGCATGACCTCCGCTCCCCTGTTTACGACATCAG gGAGCTCCAGGCCATGGAGGCCTTGCAGAATGGCCAGACTACAGTAGAGGGCAGCATAGAGGGCCAGTCAGCTGGGGCAGCAAGCCATGCCATGATAGAAAAAATCCTCAGTGAGGAGCCCCGGTGGCAAG AGACTGCTTATGTGCTGGGGAACTACAAGACAGAGCCGTGCAAGAAACCCCCTCGGCTGTGCCGCCAGGGCTATGCCTGTCCCTACTACCACAACAGCAAGGACCGGCGCCGGAGTCCTCGGAAGCACAAATACAG GTCATCTCCATGTCCAAACGTCAAGCATGGGGACGAGTGGGGAGACCCTGGCAAGTGTGAAAATGGAGACACCTGTCAGTATTGTCACACTCGCACAGAGCAGCAGTTCCACCCCGAG ATCTACAAGTCCACCAAGTGCAACGACATGCAGCAGTCCGGCAGCTGTCCCCGAGGACCTTTCTGCGCCTTTGCCCACATAGAAC CGCCACCCTTAAGTGATGATGTGCCGCCTTCCTCAGCCGTATCCAGCCCTACCCAGCCGGGTCCAGTTTTGTACATGCCATCTGCTGCCGGAGACTCGGTCCCTGTGAGCCCCTCCAGCCCGCATGCCCCTGACCTCAGCGCC CTCCTCTGTAGGAGCAGTGGCCTGGCCAGTCCACCTCACCTCTGCAGCTCCCCGCCTGGCCCCAGCCGCAAGATCTCAAACCTGGAGGGCCTGGTCTTCCCTGGGGAGGCCAGCCTCGCCCCTGGCAGCTATAAGAAAGCTCCTGGCTGCGAGAGGGAAGACCAGGTCGGGGCGGAGTACCTGAAGAATTTCAAGTGCCAG GCTAAATTAAAACCCCATTCGCTAGAGCCCAGGAGCCAAGAGCAGCCTCTGCTTCAACCCAAACAG GACGTGCTGGGCATCCTCCCTGTGGGCAGCCCCCTGACTTCCAGCATCTCTTCCAGTATTACCTCCAGCTTGGCAGCCACTCCCCCCAGCCCTGCAGGCACCAGCAGCGCCCCCGGCATGAATGCAAATGCTCTGCCCTTCTACCCAACCAGCGACACGGTAGAGTCGGTCATAG AGTCTGCCTTGGATGACCTGGACCTGAATGAGTTTGGAGTAGCAGCCCTGGAGAAGACTTTTGATAACAGCACAGTGCCCCACCCCAGCAACATCACAATCG GCGGCAGTTTGTTGCAGAGCTCCGCGCCTGTGAACATCCCTGGCTCCTTAGGCAGCTCAGCCTCCTTCCACTCTGCTTCTCCATCCCCTCCCGTCAGCCTCTCCTCACATTTCCTGCAGCAACCCCAGGGACACTTGAGTCAGTCAGAAAACACATTTTTGGGGACCTCAGCGTCACATGGATCTTTGG GCTTGTGA